Within Diprion similis isolate iyDipSimi1 chromosome 11, iyDipSimi1.1, whole genome shotgun sequence, the genomic segment TGACTAGACTATCGTGACTAAGATCGTGATACGATTGGTGCAGGAGTCGCATATTTCATTCGCTGATCCGGCATGACCGTACAATATAGAGCCAGTCGAACTGGTTTTGCCAAAATATCCCGAGGGGGGAATTCAACGCCGCGTTGAAATTGTTACGTGTCATGGGGCCGGGATCAAAAGTCTCGTTGATCCAACGCTGTGGAACGagatttatacatacatgtatgtattgtaGGTATAAAGTGGActcggaaatttttataacgcaACAACGATGAAGACCGAGACGTGTTTACGCGTTGTGGTGTGCACGTAACTTTATAATACCGTTCGCAATGAACTTGGAGGAATCCGACGAAGATGATTGCCGTCTGAATGCGagttcgtttcttttctttctttctttttttcttgtctcttCAATCGGTTCTGATCTTTTTTTATACGCACAAATAAACAATTGTTACGTCGTTAACCGTTAGCTGTAATTTAAATTGCTTTTTCATCGTGATGGAAATGTAATGCATatacgatgaaaatatcagaAAAGAAATCTCTGGTATGAACAGTAGTGGAATTAGCATATTCGTTGTGTAGGTAACAAGTTGCGTATATATTCAAACACGGACAATCCCTGTCGAATTATAAATGTCGAGAACTAGATCCAGTCGCGAGATTTAAAACGAAACGCGTTAATCCTCGGAGGTGATTTGTAAGTCGGTTAAAATCGAGTTTCCTGATCTAATTTAAAACAGCAGGAATAACTCGATACCTCGAGCGTACGAGAATAATCTCAGATTCAAATtcgtacatgtacatacatacatacatacgtccGACGACGGTTTGAACGATTTCACCGACTTcctgtaattttaattttcactttatcCCTCGACTACACACATCATCATGTCATTCCGTTTCCGACGGTGCTGAAGGATGCTTAAAACGCAGACCAAAGTGCCGCACGGCAGTAATATTCGCACGGTTTTCTTCGGCGCTGATCTATCGATCTTCAACAGGGAACAGCTGTATTTAAAGTCACAAATGATTTCCCACACGGCCACGAGACACAATGATGCGACGGACGAATGTCATTCATGGCGAAGTCGCACGTgtgcaatatacatatacatatatatatatatatatatatatatatacataaatgcaACAGTGGCGATAAGACCTCGTCATGTTTTACGGTGTGTACGACGTTGAGCTGCAGGTGTGGGCACGGGGTGCAAGCCATAGTGACGTCATATCGCAGACTCTGTATCCTACATATCGGTCGAGGAATGAAAGTAAACGCGTTCAACCTGTTCCTTGAACCCTGCAAACGAAACCTCTGCACGGAGTTAAAATCTtaatacctatacgtatatagactAGAATGTGAATAATAATCGGAGTAGGTACACGACACGCGGCGAATATATGTACTAGGTATGCAGAGCAAGTTGATAAAATCTGCAGGAGCTGTGTGCGCTCCTGAGGTTTGAAGTAAGTTCATTCATTATAGAtatctttttgtttcttgatGGTTTTACGTATAGGTGCATGACGCAGAGACGCGTAAATTGCGGAATGGAATGTATAATAGTATTGATGCAATTCTCGTCGTCTCTAATTCGTACCTGCGGTGGATTTAATTAACTTCTTGTGTATCACACGAGGAAGCACCGATCGACggaggaaaaagtaaaaactcgGCATGATTTTTATGTAACCGTGAGATGAAGGAGTTTTAACGATGTTTCgagtacgtacgtacgtacgtacatacatacatacatcgcgGAAACGTCGACGTGGATTTTGCGCGTGCCGCCACGCTTGCAGCGTTATTGTTCTCTCGGTGTTGGCtgtctttttcttcgtcttcctcTTTTATTGCAATGcgttttttccttatttcactCAAATTACAAGACATCCAGGAGCGCTGTTATCCCACCGCGCTAACGATCGACAAGGCTCGATCCCCGCACGGATCCGGGTTTACCGATCTACAGCTGAGAGAGCGCGCGGTCAATCGATTATCAATCGTTAATTCAAGgctgctgaaaattttgcaagtcGCGTTATACACGCGACATTCGCGAGCTATGATAGAAattaagaaaggaaaaaaattacctaaTAATAGAGGAGATTGCGGGTTTTTCGCAGCTCGCCGTCTTTCCGAACTGTATTACAGTATGTACGCCTAATACTCAACGTTGCAAAATCTGCAACGAGTGTATACAACATAATCTATAACGTGTAATGGTGGATGGATAATTCGGTGGGCTTTATAGAGTAAAACAACGGCGCTTCGTCTCTATAGTGGCTGGGTTATTAACGACGGTAAGAAATTAATGCTGTTCAGTGAGCACGACGCGAAACGAGAAGGAAAGTAGCTGAAAGCGTAAACTAAATTAAATAACTCGCTGCTGGGCCCAGAGGTTGAGCAAAAGTGTCTAATACCCGGCTGCTCTACTGTATTGTACCTTCTACACGCATTGCGTTGTTCTTGTACGGTTCGCTCTACGTACAAGCGCCCACTTTATTTCGATACGCCAAGTCATCCGCTCGTCTGCGTCATAATATCCGGAAGTTGGAATCTTTCGAGACTTCGACGAATCGGTCCTCCTTAACTTAACGACGATATctgatcgataaaaataacgGTTCGTCGTCAACAAACTTGTCGATCATTTGGTCATTTCTGAGATTCGATGAGTATTCTTCAAGGAATTCAAACAAATTGACCGCCTGAAGTAGTGTTTTGCAAGAATGCTACAGTCATCGTGACACATTCTCAAGTGAATCTCAAGTGAATCACTTCCAATTaaagaagagaataaaattaatgtcTATATTTGGTCGATCGTAGAATAGCTTTGTgtctaatttattattattaacgttattattgttgttgctaTCTTGTATTCTCGCATTACACGTATACAACTTTTTAATGTAACAAAAATGgaatgcaattttattttttcgccgCGAAATTTCTCACGATTTAGATACGACCGCGAGACTTGGTTCGACCTTTTAGCCGGCTTATAGCTCGCGTTTAGAACGAACCACTTCTTATTATATACCAACACGTACACGCGTTGTGTACACTTGAATAGACACAACTTCCTCTCTAGTGATTCAGGGCTGGGCATATATGCGGCAGGTATTATAAGATATAATGTAATTATTGTGAAGTACAGGTATGCAACAACGGCAAAAGTCGAGTGCATTTGTTCGGCACATCATGCCTTAACTTAGACTCAGACTCCACGGGAGAATCGTATCGAGTTTCAATCGCAGCGATTCGTGATATAGGCGTAGTCGAAGGTATTATTCGTGTCTGATAATAGGTGGAAATACACTGTGCAACTGTTCGCGTAGAAAGTGCATGGAACGTGTGAACGGTACGGAGCAGCGTGTTGCACCGGgttattttcatcgaaacgTATAAAAACGCGTGTAGATCAGTCATGGAATGCAGATTCGGGTCATCGCCTCTACAATTTTGAGCGAATTCTTTGAATTAGAGAGCTTCCAAGAGCGGAGAGTGGTTTGATTGCAGATCGAACTGTGGTGCataatgtaaaattgaataccTATACGTTTGTGAAAGCAAAGCAGTTTGCGCGCGCTGCTGTACAAATTAGTTTTGtaaaactgtataaaaataCGTAGGCAAGGTCGTGCCTCGAGGTGGTTTAAGCATCGGGTCTCGGGTGCACACGCGGCACTTATAAGGCAAGAGACTATAAATGTAATGAATGAGAACTCTCAAAGTGGCGAAATTTATCCACATTTAACGTCGGAACAACAATGGCACGGTTGCGGTACggttttatatatacctatagttATATGAACCAGAGCAAGCTGCACACCGAAGTACAAGTTGGTTTTCTTGGACACAATGCCACCTGTTGTGCCAGCGGGGCCCCCCTAGAGCAGTCAGTCACAAGCCTCGTGATCTCGTTGCGTAATGGATCTCTGAAATTTGTTGCCTCCAGCTTTCATCGCTCCCACAATCAAATTGTTGGACAGGCCATGCGACTGCTAGGCGCCTAAAACAGCAGCTACATAGAGATACCTATAAACGTAAATTTGGATCACGTTTCgcgttataataatttgatatttatctatttttattacacaccCTCTCTGTCGGATATAACCTTGTATTAAGCTTAAAGGAGATTATGAAACGGAACTTATTTGCCAATGATAATTTCCTTGTTCGCTAATCGAAGGAGGGAGGCAGGGAATCAACTTTTGAACTCTGCTTGCGGCGAACTTCAATCGGACGTCTGCaagttatatacctacacgtacgCGTGTACAAGTTTGACGACGGAAATCGTTACAGGCGATCTAATCCCGTTCCATCGTCCTTGGAAGTTTATAGTTTAACTTCGTGGGAACGAGCATGAGAAAGAACCATACTGAATCTGGCCGAAGGGAGCCGGCGTgtcgtattatacataaacaCGGTGCAGCATTTCACACCGCGAGAGTACCATGGATACGTTTATAACAGGTGATATCCTGACTCCGCGTGTCAAGGATCGTCTGACCGTTCGCCTTGTGTACACatgggtataataatacaacgaAGAAAGAAAGTGCTCCGGGTAAATTACCTCGATACGCAATGTTTTAACGACGAAGTTCTCCATGCCAAGTGGGAAATAAGGGGGAAATACGTGCAGGAAAGGCGATGCAGTGACCCGGAAGACGCAGCGTCGGTATTAtgatctatatacatattatgatCACTCATTAAACCAGGGCGCAAAGCTCTGCACGACGAACTCTCGAGTCATGACAACTCGAATCGGTCCACACTCTAGTGACCTGCGAACGTTCGTCGAGCAGAGACCAGAGAGACCGTTCACCAGTCTCAGCGTGTCTAAGTATCTAGTGTTATACATTGCGTGTAGATACACAGAGAAAGGCGTGGCACCGTCGTATATCTCAGCATTCCGTCGATCGTTGCAATTTCATAGCCGATGGAATTCCCCTGGGGAATTGATCAGGAAGAGATCTAACtgtcgacgaaaattttgttggatTGGAAAAGAACCAGACTGCAGGCGTCATTTTTTACGCGAAACCGTATAATATGTAGGAACTTATTTACTCTCGATTAACGGCGGCGTGGAAAGTATTGCGGTTCAGCGTTAGACAGGTATTGCGATTAGTGAAGTAACAAAACGAGACTAGACCGTCTACCCCCACCTCTCCGCCCCGTTTATGCAGAAACGTTAAGCAAGcattgtttatttcattttcttctttactttctttctttttcagagCACGAAAATTGATTCCGCGCGCCTACCTCGGCGGTTACGCAACCGAAATATTTGCATAGCTAATAATTTCCGAAGGAGCTTGGTATACGAGCCATCACCGTGTGTTTCAAACTACCTCGACGGTCTTGCCGAGTCAATTAtgtttcattatatatatggAAATTCCTCTAACAATAGTCGTATATTATTCTGTTTCAGATGGCACTACACTTATCGGCGAGAAATATGGTGGTCATAGTGATCACGGCGGTAGCCTGTGCCTCGGTAGCATCATCGGTTATCGAGGACGACGAGAAGTTCCTCGAGACGGGCGTCAACGTCGACGAGAAAACTAGTCAAAAATTGGATGACAAGACGGATTCAGAATCGGTTAGAAATGTCACAACGACGACGTCGAGGCACGACAAGAAGATGATCCACAGACTGATTGGTGGGCACGTCAAGCTTTACAGTGCGAAAGTGACGGAGGCTAAGGATCAACGAGAAACCCCGCCGACGAGGTGGGACGATGACGGACTGATGATGTCGTCGGCCGGAAACGGGAAGGAAAAGACGTCTTCGTCGACGCGACGAAGCGAGGACGACGAAGAGAAGAAATCTTTATCGCAGCAGGTTAAGGAGGGAAAATACGGACTTATACAAAACGAGATATACAAAACGCCGCCGAAGAGGCCGGGGATCATAAGCTACCTCGGTAATCCCGAGGTGCCGAAGGACACCGCGAAGAATTTAGGGGGACTGGAAGAAGAGGAAATATGGCTCGCGGAGAATCATCTGCTCGTCCTGAGGGGCGGGAACTTTCCTGTCTCAAACGGGAACGCGAAGAGGCCCGAAAGCAACACCGGCAACTGGCCGCCAATCGACGACTACAAGGCGCCAGAACGGCAGGTCAAAATACCACCGCGTCCGAAGGTGCCGCCGCCCTTTCCTGTCCAGCTCACTGAAGGGGGACCCGTTCAGATCATCCGGGCAAACGGGTCCGTGTCGGTGGTCAACGACACCGCCGACTACGAGGAGTACGCCAACTACCCGGAGGGTTTTTACCCGGGGGAGGCGCCGTTTTATCCGACCTCGTCCAACGCCTCGGAGCCCGTAGGCACCGGCTTCTACGGCAACGCTTCTGAGGGGGTGTTGGGACCCTTTTACCAGTCACTTCCGGCCGGCGCGGTTTTCGTCCCGCCGCCGAGCAACCAGACGGACTACGACGAGGAAGACCAGTCGATATACTACCCGCCGCCTTACAGCTTCTACTATCCTCAGGACAACGCGACGGCGGTACCCCCGGGCCCCCTGGTTCCCGGCATAATCCTGCCTCCCCCTCCAAACTTCTTCGCCGAACTGGACGAGCGGAAGCCGACGACCAAGGGTAGGTTCTCCGCGAAAcaaaccaccaccaccacgacCCCCAGGACGACCACAACTGAACGAGTCCAGGACACGACGAGCTACACTCCGCCGGCTCCGACGCCGCGACGTAAGACGGTTCCGAAACCGTACAAGGCTCGATTTCCGACAACAACACCGAGCTACTCGACCGGCACGAAGCCGACCACGAGAGTCCAGAGCTACCAGGGAACCCCGAAGACGATCGGCAAGGTCAAGTCCAGGAACTTTACCCGGGTTCCAATCACGTCGGTGACTTCGGTGACTTCGGGGCCGGTCGACACTCCGCGGTACGTCGAAACGACAACCACGCCCCCGGAGAAGCCGAGCACCACTCCGTCCGGCGACTATTACGACGTTCAGACCGACGTCGAGAACCATTTGGTCGATTTGGGCCCGCCTCAGGGCGGTCAGTGGTCATCAATCGTGAGCAGCACGGCGGTGCCTCTGCTCGCGTATTATGCGACTACACCGTTGCCGTCGGAGCGGACGAGGAGTACGGAGGAGGATATAGCGCCAGTTCACGTCAAGGCGGAGATCGATATACCGACGAAGAATCCCGCGGCTTATTACTTCTACGAGGAGACGAACGGGCCGGCGGTCGCCACGACGACACCTTCACCGTACTACGATGTCCAGCCGACACCGAGGCGACGCCAACCGAAGAAGCAGTATTACAGCGTCGAGATGGTACCGTCCCAGCAGACGTCGAACGACTTCGCAGACCTGAAACTCAACCCAGTAATCAAGACGGGACAAGGTTACAACGAGTTTACCGACCCGGAGCCGGTGGCTCGGAATCCCGCACCAACGGCCAAGTATAACGTCGAACGAATCAGAGGGTCGGTTAGCGACCGGGAAAATTCACCGAGGTACTATCAGCCTCTGTCGTTGGGGGACCCGACGGCCACCGTCAAACCTTACTACACGACGCAGAGGCCGCGATTCTACTATCAGAGTACCCGCAACGAACAGTACGCGGACTACAGGGATGACCAAGAGGTGAAATCGAGCCCGGTTTATCAGTACAGCTACGAGGCCAGCGATTACACGAAGCAGCGACAACAGCAGAGCTATAGACAGCAGGAAATAGACGAGGTACCGACGCCGGTTGTACGTCCGGTCTATAACGAGTATCAACAACCAACGAGGACGGCTGCTGGCCAGTATTACAGCGATTACGACGTCCAGCCGGTGGAGAAGGTGCAGAAATCGTCGGGGATTTCGTACCTGACGAATCACCGACAGTCGTATTCAGCGGTGACGGCGAGGCCATCGATAAACACGACGCCGAATCCGCATCACGCGTATTACACGAAACAGGACGAGCAGCTGCTGGACGATGTGACCAAGCAGTACTTCACGATATTCGGTAAAAAGTTACCGGAAAATGTCCTACAGAGCACGACACCTCTGTACAGAGTCGAGGCGGCGGCGGAAacgacgacggagagtccggttGGCCACGGCGTCAACACCTACGTGGCGAACAATCGTTACAACGGTAATAGCAACAATGCCGCGGTTCACCAGCTGCAGAGTTTTACACCACCCAAGGTCAGCGTTCACTACGGAGACCAAACGCAGAGGCCGTATTCCCTCGAGGGCGACACTCTGGTGAATTACAAAAACCCGTTGCCGCCGATTAACCCCGACGCCGAGTTCATCTCTGTTAACAAACCGGTAGTGCCGATTAGACAGCGGCCCCACGAGTTCATCAGGACCGAGCAGATTCCAACTCCGTTCGGAAATAGAAACGGCGGTAATTATTTCCAGGGATCCAATAATCGGGATACGTCTTCGTATCGTGGACGCTATCCGACTCCGTCGCCGATATCGCTTGCCAATGATATTTCGGTCAACTACCGAGACCCTAGACCGCCGATGAATCCGGACGCTGAGCTTATAGATCCTGTACAGGGGCAACGGAATCAAGCGACCGGAGGCGGCTCGTATTTTGCCTATCGGTTACCCGGAAACGGAGGACACTTTTACTTCCTTACGCCGCAGGCGATATCCCAAAGGCAAGATCTTACCAACGGCGGATATTTTTACTCGAAACCCACCGCGACGAGGCTCGTGAGACGTCGTCGTCGGGGTCCCGCCGAGGgctgaaaattgtgaaatcgTACTGACCGAAGGCAGTCCCAATATGCCATATAACGAATGAGAAATGTTGCACGGATATTATCGGAGGAACAAAAGTATGGGTCTCATTTGTATGCCTGTTGCGAGCGCAGTTTGCTGTATCAGCACAACAATCctgattatattataatttatttttgtatatattgAGTATTAAGttaattactattactattattattgattcaaatctttttaatttatatgCGAAACCcggcttattttattttacgcaGGTATAACCAGAGGCACGTTTTATCACAATCGTACCGCGCAGGATACGATCAGTTATTAAAATTGTGattcgattaattattatcattattattatatactatcTTGTATATTATCTGtgattaaagaaatttttaatttacatgTACAATTAAATGATGTATAAATGTTTCATTGTTGTTTCAGGTTGTCAAAAAATATCGTGAATTCAATAGAATGTGAAATTTACGGCGAATCCTTTACACTCCGAGTTAAATTTTCCGGTTTACGATCTCGCAATTGAATAAGCTCGAGTTTGAGAAATTACGTTAAAGATACtcacttttcaaataaataaatatgattcTACAGTGTAAGTTAACTATCCTTCacacattttatacatatttcgaGTTTACGACAGCTGATTAGGGGTaagtaaatagaaaaaattccgaTATTATACGCCAGTTACAAACTACGCATCTTGCGATGGTTTGTGTCAGAGTTCGATAATTTCTTCGATGTATTTTGTGATTTAGAATTAAACTGATTATCCCAAAAAAGTCGTGCTTCTGAATCTCAAGTAGACGATAAAGGATGTCATTATTGAAGAATGAGAATTGCCGTACAAATTTATAACGTTGTTCAAAATAATACGTATGCGAAACGGTAAGCAGTGGATGTAAATAATTGTGGAATAAGTAGagtaaatgatcaaaaaataaCTCACCAGTGTCGATTTCTTGTGTCTGAGTAGGATCCGGTAGAGGATAGTCGTTTAACCTCAAGTAAACTTCTATCGCGCACTTGGCTGCTTTGAAGTAAAACGGATGTGACCGCAAAACATCCTCTAATCTTAATAAGCCAACATAGGAACGCAATGTCATTTTTCTCATGCAATACGTATGGAAATCAAACTGATCCTCCATgatttccgaaaaatgctggaaaaaaaagagagtataccgtatgcatacatattacACTGTGAAATTGgacagatttgaaatttagcaACTTAGTTTGCAATGGTGGAAACATGGACTGGCAAGAAACAAATGAAAGCAAAAAAGATCgtaggtaaaataaaattacgctCACCCTATCAACTTCGTGACACTTTTTCAATGCCTCTCCGTACTTCCCAAGTCGTTGGTACGCTCTCGCTGCTTCCGTTTGGAACCACATGCACTGCATTTCGTTGAGATTTTCCATAGCCGGAACACCCTCCCTCGTAAACTTTCCGCATGTCTCTTCCGCCTCTTTGATCAGATTTGCGCGGAGCATATATTTGGcacattttgaatttatataacGATCAGCAGTATCTAGTCCCTGTGCTTCGTCAAGCCACTTGTATGCTTCCATCGCATTCCCAGCATGCTAAAAATACACGGAATGTCATGAAATTAGATGGTTGGCTATTACGGAATGACCTGTGTGTTTTACAtgcaaaaatgaaaggaaaaccAACTTTGTAAATTCGCCCTTTTGTGACAAAAAGCTCGATCAAGGTCGGTGTATGGTCAATGGCAGCGTCGATTTCTTTTAGAGCCTTCTCGGTGAGACCAAGATGGTCATAGTGTTGG encodes:
- the LOC124412267 gene encoding extensin-2 isoform X2 — encoded protein: MMALHLSARNMVVIVITAVACASVASSVIEDDEKFLETGVNVDEKTSQKLDDKTDSESVRNVTTTTSRHDKKMIHRLIGGHVKLYSAKVTEAKDQRETPPTRWDDDGLMMSSAGNGKEKTSSSTRRSEDDEEKKSLSQQVKEGKYGLIQNEIYKTPPKRPGIISYLGNPEVPKDTAKNLGGLEEEEIWLAENHLLVLRGGNFPVSNGNAKRPESNTGNWPPIDDYKAPERQVKIPPRPKVPPPFPVQLTEGGPVQIIRANGSVSVVNDTADYEEYANYPEGFYPGEAPFYPTSSNASEPVGTGFYGNASEGVLGPFYQSLPAGAVFVPPPSNQTDYDEEDQSIYYPPPYSFYYPQDNATAVPPGPLVPGIILPPPPNFFAELDERKPTTKGRFSAKQTTTTTTPRTTTTERVQDTTSYTPPAPTPRRKTVPKPYKARFPTTTPSYSTGTKPTTRVQSYQGTPKTIGKVKSRNFTRVPITSVTSVTSGPVDTPRYVETTTTPPEKPSTTPSGDYYDVQTDVENHLVDLGPPQGGQWSSIVSSTAVPLLAYYATTPLPSERTRSTEEDIAPVHVKAEIDIPTKNPAAYYFYEETNGPAVATTTPSPYYDVQPTPRRRQPKKQYYSVEMVPSQQTSNDFADLKLNPVIKTGQGYNEFTDPEPVARNPAPTAKYNVERIRGSVSDRENSPRYYQPLSLGDPTATVKPYYTTQRPRFYYQSTRNEQYADYRDDQEVKSSPVYQYSYEASDYTKQRQQQSYRQQEIDEVPTPVVRPVYNEYQQPTRTAAGQYYSDYDVQPVEKVQKSSGISYLTNHRQSYSAVTARPSINTTPNPHHAYYTKQDEQLLDDVTKQYFTIFGKKLPENVLQSTTPLYRVEAAAETTTESPVGHGVNTYVANNRYNGNSNNAAVHQLQSFTPPKVSVHYGDQTQRPYSLEGDTLVNYKNPLPPINPDAEFISVNKPVVPIRQRPHEFIRTEQIPTPFGNRNGGNYFQGSNNRDTSSYRGRYPTPSPISLANDISVNYRDPRPPMNPDAELIDPVQGQRNQATGGGSYFAYRLPGNGGHFYFLTPQAISQRQDLTNGGYFYSKPTATRLVRRRRRGPAEG
- the LOC124412267 gene encoding extensin-2 isoform X1, which codes for MTSCKCTAERMSFCLYSVIRHCGVNSANSEVEIFYRVKWTILEDKLMALHLSARNMVVIVITAVACASVASSVIEDDEKFLETGVNVDEKTSQKLDDKTDSESVRNVTTTTSRHDKKMIHRLIGGHVKLYSAKVTEAKDQRETPPTRWDDDGLMMSSAGNGKEKTSSSTRRSEDDEEKKSLSQQVKEGKYGLIQNEIYKTPPKRPGIISYLGNPEVPKDTAKNLGGLEEEEIWLAENHLLVLRGGNFPVSNGNAKRPESNTGNWPPIDDYKAPERQVKIPPRPKVPPPFPVQLTEGGPVQIIRANGSVSVVNDTADYEEYANYPEGFYPGEAPFYPTSSNASEPVGTGFYGNASEGVLGPFYQSLPAGAVFVPPPSNQTDYDEEDQSIYYPPPYSFYYPQDNATAVPPGPLVPGIILPPPPNFFAELDERKPTTKGRFSAKQTTTTTTPRTTTTERVQDTTSYTPPAPTPRRKTVPKPYKARFPTTTPSYSTGTKPTTRVQSYQGTPKTIGKVKSRNFTRVPITSVTSVTSGPVDTPRYVETTTTPPEKPSTTPSGDYYDVQTDVENHLVDLGPPQGGQWSSIVSSTAVPLLAYYATTPLPSERTRSTEEDIAPVHVKAEIDIPTKNPAAYYFYEETNGPAVATTTPSPYYDVQPTPRRRQPKKQYYSVEMVPSQQTSNDFADLKLNPVIKTGQGYNEFTDPEPVARNPAPTAKYNVERIRGSVSDRENSPRYYQPLSLGDPTATVKPYYTTQRPRFYYQSTRNEQYADYRDDQEVKSSPVYQYSYEASDYTKQRQQQSYRQQEIDEVPTPVVRPVYNEYQQPTRTAAGQYYSDYDVQPVEKVQKSSGISYLTNHRQSYSAVTARPSINTTPNPHHAYYTKQDEQLLDDVTKQYFTIFGKKLPENVLQSTTPLYRVEAAAETTTESPVGHGVNTYVANNRYNGNSNNAAVHQLQSFTPPKVSVHYGDQTQRPYSLEGDTLVNYKNPLPPINPDAEFISVNKPVVPIRQRPHEFIRTEQIPTPFGNRNGGNYFQGSNNRDTSSYRGRYPTPSPISLANDISVNYRDPRPPMNPDAELIDPVQGQRNQATGGGSYFAYRLPGNGGHFYFLTPQAISQRQDLTNGGYFYSKPTATRLVRRRRRGPAEG